A single Antechinus flavipes isolate AdamAnt ecotype Samford, QLD, Australia chromosome 5, AdamAnt_v2, whole genome shotgun sequence DNA region contains:
- the MAPK12 gene encoding mitogen-activated protein kinase 12 — MSSPPPPRKGFYRQEVTKTAWEVRELYRDLQPVGSGAYGAVCSAIDSRTGTKVAIKKLYRPFQSELFAKRAYRELRLLKHMRHENVIGLLDVFTPDDTLDDFTDFYLVMPFMGTDLGKLMKHEKLSDDRIQFLVYQILRGLKYIHAAGIVHRDLKPGNLAVNEDCELKILDFGLARQADSEMTGYVVTRWYRAPEVILNWMRYTQTVDIWSVGCIMAEMITGKILFKGSDHLDQLMEIMKVTGTPPPEFVQRLQSQDAKNYMESLPELEKKDFASVLKNATPLAVNLLEKMLVLDAEKRVTAAEALTHPYFETVHESEEEPQAQLYDDSFDDVDRTLEEWKRVTYKEVLSFKPPRLLDSKETSL; from the exons ATGAGCTCCCCTCCGCCCCCCCGGAAGGGCTTTTACCGGCAAGAGGTCACTAAGACTGCGTGGGAGGTGCGGGAACTCTACCGGGACCTGCAGCCCGTGGGCTCGGGGGCTTACGGGGCCGTGTG CTCGGCCATTGACAGCAGGACCGGCACCAAGGTGGCCATCAAGAAGCTGTACCGTCCCTTCCAGTCGGAGCTGTTCGCCAAGCGCGCATACCGGGAGCTGCGGCTGCTCAAACACATGCGGCACGAGAAC GTCATCGGCCTCCTGGATGTCTTCACCCCGGACGACACGCTGGACGACTTCACAGACTT CTACCTCGTCATGCCCTTCATGGGCACAGACCTGGGCAAGCTGATGAAGCACGAAAAGCTCAGCGACGACCGCATCCAGTTCCTGGTGTACCAGATCCTCCGAGGCCTCAAG TACATCCACGCTGCCGGCATCGTCCACAGG GATCTTAAACCCGGCAACCTGGCTGTGAACGAGGACTGTGAGCTGAAG ATCCTGGACTTTGGCCTGGCCAGACAGGCGGACAGCGAGATGACCGGCTACGTGGTGACCCGGTGGTACAGGGCGCCCGAGGTCATCCTGAACTGGATGCGGTACACGCAGACAG TGGATATCTGGTCCGTGGGCTGCATCATGGCCGAGATGATCACCGGCAAGATCCTTTTCAAAGGGAGTGACC ACCTGGATCAGCTGATGGAGATCATGAAGGTGACCGGGACGCCTCCCCCGGAGTTTGTGCAGCGGCTCCAGAGTCAGGAC GCGAAGAACTACATGGAGAGTCTTCCCGAGCTGGAGAAAAAGGACTTTGCTTCCGTCCTGAAGAATGCGACCCCCTTGG CTGTGAACCTGCTGGAGAAGATGCTGGTGCTGGACGCCGAGAAGCGGGTGACGGCCGCAGAGGCGCTGACCCACCCCTACTTCGAGACGGTGCACGAGTCCGAGGAGGAGCCCCAGGCCCAGCTCTATGATGACTCCTTCGATGATGTGGACCGGACGCTGGAGGAGTGGAAAC GAGTCACATACAAAGAAGTCCTCAGCTTTAAACCTCCTCGCCTTCTGGACTCAAAGGAGACATCCCTGTGA